Sequence from the Peromyscus eremicus chromosome 4, PerEre_H2_v1, whole genome shotgun sequence genome:
acaccaaggctgagcaaagtgtctcagcataggccccaggctcgaAAAAattcagcccatgcaccaaggacaggtcctagtTCCACTGATGGGGggctcccaaacagttcaagctaatcaactgtctcacttatccagaaagAAAGTCTCTGGGCATTAGGTTTTGATCAGCTAGTGAGTAAGTGAATATCCAACTAAGAACAGCTGTTTCCATAATGACTTTCTGTTCTCCTGTTACCACTTTTATATAAAACTATAGTGTTGATTGACATTATTATCACTTCACCTTCTCATTctcatatttgaatatttgtgcATAACATGCATTTACTTCTCCCTGTACTTCTGCCTCTCTTGGTGCTGACAGTGGTCAATAACCACTGAACACAGCAAGAATTAGGCTCTGACAGATAACGTTCAccaattcattcattcaacaaataatcCAGCAAAATCCCTAGCTATGTGTAGAACTTCTGCTAAGCAGAAGATCATGAGGCAGGAAATTACACAGGCTTTAACTACATTCTTAGATGGCTAGTGAGAGATCAAGATGAACTGGCTGGGCATGGCCTGTGGCTGCTGCCAATGCCCCTTCTCTCCAGCCACTCTGACATTTGTGTGGGAATTTGGGAGTCATTAGAAAGGATATGTGAGGATGAGATAAAGAACTGGTTAGTGAAAGCCTGAGGTTAGAGGCAGTTAGCCAGACAGCCATCAAGGTATTGGGATAGAAGTCTCACCCTAACACTAAGACATCTACAGGTTTGAAGAAAACATACTTATGCTATCAAGTTTGATAATCCCTACAGTGTGTGCCTATGTTAATTTTAGTAAgttaaagttaaattttaaaaattccaggtTTTAGTGGCACTATACATACTTTGAATGCTCTGTAGCCATGTGTCTTGAACTATCATGCATTAGCACAGACAATGTTTTCATCAGCATACAAATTTGTTCATGCCTTGTCCTGAAAACAAATTGCTATTGCATATAATCTCAGAGCCCAAAAGACACTTGGTGAAACCACAGTCCACTCTGGCATGTCACACACTTAGGAAAAGCTGGGTGAATAGATGCAAATCAGTGCAATCCCATACAACACCTAAGCCAACAGGGACCAATTGTAAGATATACTCAGAACTTTTCACAATGGGGAGAGACAATGGGTCATTGAAGAGATTCCAGGAGCTATAACAACGTAGATTGGCATAGACTCTTCTATCTcccttcactgaaaaaaaaatcaatggccaTTAGAAGAAATAGCCGTGCATGCTCACTTACAATAATGGGACATAGATATGAATTAGAAAGAGTATTACCCTGTCCTTCATTCTTCAAGCTAAGACAGTAAGCATTTCTAACATTCTATATTTCTAACATCTCATAAAGCtgaaaatcatttcatttttataaaaacattttatttatttctcaataCATAGGTAGAACTGTGTTATTTTGATATTACTTTGATTTACAAATGTTAAACATTGTGAGAGAGCCCCCAAGACAGTCTTTGATGCCAGTATATAACAAGAATTAAAACTGTCTTTTCTGGTGGCTGAGATCAGATGGTCTGCAATACAAGAATCCAACAGCCACAATAGAAAATTCCCCAGGTGCAGTTCCCAACAACATGCTTATCCACATTAGAAAAAGACAGGTTGATAACTGCAGCACCACATACCCCCTGATAATACCTCTGGTTACTTtccttttcaataaaatataGGTTATTAACAAACAagtgaaatgaaaggaaaaagtaGAATTTGTACCTTCATGCAGATGAATAGGAAGAATAATTCCAAATGTTTTATAATACAAAAAGATAACCACACATGGTAAATACTTCAAAATAGTTactagaaagaatgtttaatttCCTCAACTAAAGAAAATGCTAACTTGTGAAACAATAATAAACCTATGggtgtaaaattattttatacattGCATGCAAgtattaaaataaactttaccctatattataaaatattaccatGTCTTGAAGAAAGATACAAGCATGTTTCTAAATGTTCTTTGTATTTGCATTTGCTTTGAGTCTTCAAATTTCTCAGACTCATGAGGAACTATGCAGAACCCAGGAAACTGTGCAGCCAATCAAACTCAGCAGGTAGTCAGTGAGACTACCTGACCCCTGTCCTTGGAGTATTTAGTTACTAAGAGGGGTACAACAGTAGAACTATGCTCTTCTTATTACTTTTATATTTGAATATGTACCAAAACAGCAAAATCTACATCAACAACAGACTAATTTTCAAAATCCTTTCCCATCATTTATTGCTCCTTTCACTCTGTCTCTGAGTTCTTTTTGCCCCACAACTTCTTCATGGCATTTTTCACCTCTGCATTTCTAAGTGTGTAGATGATGGGGTTCAGCATAGGAGTGATGACCGTGTAGAACACAGCCACAAGTTTGTCTTCAGTAAATGTAGAGGAGGGTCTCATATAAAGGAAGGTAGCAGGCCCAAAAAACAAGATGACCACTGTAATGTGAGAAGCACAGGTGGAGAGGGCCTTGCGTCTCCCCTCTGCTGAATGGTTCCTCAAGTTGACTAGGATGATGACATAGGAAGTCACCAAAATGAGGAGAGAGATTATAGAGATTAAACCACTGTTGGCCATCACAACAACCCCCTCCATAAAGGTGTCAGTGCAGGCAAGCATAAATAATGGCTGGAGGTCACAGAAGTAGTGGTCAATCACATTGGGATCACAGAAGGGCAACGGAATGGTGATGAGGATCTGGATTATGGAGTGAATGAGGCCCCCCAGCCAGGAACCAGCCACCAGCATGTGACACACTTGATGACTCATGATGTTCATGTAATGAAGAGgtttgcagatggccacatagcggtcataggccatcactACAAGCAGAAGAATCTCAGCAACCCCCAATAAATGGAAGATGAATATCTGAGCCAGACAGCCCTTCAGAGAGATGGTTTTAATCTTAGCAAGTAAGTCAGTGAGGAACTTGGGGACAACAGTAGAGGAGTAGCAGATCTCTACCAGGGACAAGGatctgaggaagaagtacatgggggaaTGCAGACTCTTACTGATGCTGACTGTCACAACAATGAGGCCATTGCCCAGCACTGTGGCCAGGTACACAGGAAGGAACAATACAAAACACACCTTCTGCACCTCTGGATCCTGGAAAAGGCCAGTGATGATCAGTTCAGTCATGTTATTTACACTGACCATGGCTTCAGTTCAGGTGTACTGGATGTCAGAGAATCCtgttgaaaaaatattttgacaCAAATTCATGATATGTATAGTATTGTAGATAATGTAAAACAATTATAATGTATGTATTAATCATTTATTTAGTCAATAAATACTAGTTACATATACATTTGCAGCctaacattttatattatttcaatttgtttagttttgtaactagaaaatgaatattcacaaaAACTCTTACTTGACCATAATAACAGAAAAAGTAGAGAATTCTAGGACTCAGAACCATTCTATCAGGCTTTCACTCTGGGATCTTTGTAATTTACAGTGCATTCCAAATTAGAGAAGTCATTAGAGGTAAGAGCCTATTTACTAGTATAACCTTCAGTACATTCTGACAGCTCCTCCTGCTGAGGAAACCCCTTTACCTGTGAAGAAATCAAATTCCCATCCAATTATGGGTCCTACTTGGTGATTCTAAAACAGCAACTTGCAGAAATCAAAACCTAAAATTACCAATTTAATTAAGTCCACCACCCCCAAAATCATCAAATGCAGTCACTCTGTACAAATGAGCCCTTGTGGATCTATGGGGGAAATAAGGTTATCCAATACCCGGTGGCTGCTAAGAAACTCTGTACCTTAGTCACTTTACCTAGCTGTAGGTCAGAAGAGATGCTGTGCTCTTTGTCTTGCAAGAAGGAGCTAGACCATGGATTTCAAATAAACTCAAATTGTCTCCAACCCAACATGAAGTTTGTCCCAGCTGGAATACAACGTGACTCAAGGAGAAGTTTGGGTTTGGGAAAATTAGGCTGGGAAGGAACAAGCTTATGAATCCTGGTCCTTGAGTAAGCAAGGTCCCTTAAATAATACCACCACCCAAcagatttctcactgaaccccCAGTGAGCCAAGATCCAGTCATCCTCAGCTTAACCAAGCTAGAATAAGGTGAAGTGGGTCTAAGGTGATATCTCCCAAATCTTTCTGCTCATAGACGAAGTGACAAAGACTGAGAGGGGAGAACTGGCTTCCCAAACCACCTGCAGATGATTCTTCCATGCACTAAGTCAAAACAGCAGTCTCAGTAGCATTGAGACGTCTGACTGTTCTGGGTGGTGGTTGTCATTGCAATTCCAGAGTCTCACTTTGTCTCCAAGGAAAAAAACATCAGTATTTCTAGTAGCTATTAGAAAGCAATTGtaactgatatataaaattagtCACAAAATAAAGAGGACACTCAGCGATCTACATGAAGATCAACATCATTTGAATGTAAAGAATAATTACCGGCATAAGAAGcagcaaagaaagaaattttaatttttttcttttgacaagaGAATCTACCCACTTATTCTTTGTCCAAAGGTTGTGACTAAACACTGAGGTCTTTGAATTCTTTATAATAAACTAACTCACAGGCTATAACCAAGGGACAGATGTCCCCCATGGAATTCTTTTCTCCAGAGGGAAACTTAGTAACTGAATATGACTCAAAGAAAAGGTTTAAAATTAATCTCAAGTACATTAGTGACTTTTGCATGAAGCTCTTTCTCTTAATAACTGGGAAggcaacaaaaaaagataaaaatagggCATGTAGAAcacattttttataaatatttttattttatagttaatttaattttacatatcagccacggattcccctgtcctcactcctcccaccccccagccttctacCTCTatctaccccctattcccacttcctccaaggcaaggtctccccaggggagtcagcccaggctggcagactcagtcaaggcaggtccagtcccctcctcccagcaccaaactgagcaaagtgtctcagcctaggccctaggttccaaaaagccagcccatgcaccaaggacaggtcccagtccgaCTGCCTGcaggcctcctaaatagttcaagctaatcaactttctcacttatccagagggcctggtccagtctatgggggctcctcagctattggttcacagttcatgtgtttccactagtttggctatttgtccctgtgctttttccaatcatggtctcaatatctcttgctcatataatccctcctctctcttgctgattggactcctggagctccacctagggtTTGGCCatagatctctgtatctgcttccatcagtcactggatgagagttctatcatgacagttaggttgttcggccatccaatcaccagagtaggtcagctcaggctgtctctcgaccattgccagtagtctatagtagaggtatctttgtggatttctggggacctctctagcactctgcttcttcctattcccatgggtgtcttcatttatcatggtatctctttccttgttctcccactctgttctttaTCCATCTggaacctcccgctcccctaagctctctttacCCCGACCCTTGACCttcactgcccccacccccagtttgctcatgtagatctcacccatttctctgttgctgggcaatcgctgtgtctttcttagggtcctctttactaggtagcctccctggagttgtgagttgcagtttggttatcctttgctttacatctattatctacttatgagtgaatacataccatgtttgtcttggttacctcattcaggatattttctagttccatccatttgctgcaaacctcatgatgtcattgtttttctctgctgagtagtactccattgtgtatatgtgccacatttcctttatccattcttcagttgaagggcatctaggttgtttccaggttcttgctattacaaataatgctgatatgaacatagttgagcatgagtccttgtggtgtgattgagcattccttgggtatatgcccaaaagtggtatagctgggtcttgagggaggttgattccgaattttctaagaaagcaccatattgatttccaaagtgcctgtacaagtttgcattcccaccaacagtggaggagtgttccccttgttccacatcctctccaacataagctatcttcagtgtttttgatcttaaccattctgacaggtgtaaggtggtatctcagagtcattttgatttcatttccctgatgattaaggatgttaagcaattccttagatgtctttcagccatttgagcttcttctgttgagaattctctgtttagctttatagcccattttttaattggtctgttgtgtattttgatgtctaatttcttgagttctttatatattatggatatcagccctctgtcagatgtggtgttggtgaagatcttttcccattctgtaggctgtcgttttgtcttattgactgtgtcctttgctctacaaaagcttctcagtttcaagaggtcccatttattaattgtttctctcagtgtctgtgctactggtgttatatttaggaagggatctcctgtgccaatgcattcaagactacttcctactttctcttctatcaggttcagagtaactggatttatgttgaggtctttgatccacttggacttaagttttgtgcacagagacagataaggatctatttgcagtcttccaCATGTTTACATCCAGTTATGccggcaccatttgttgaagatgctttctattttccattgtacagtttttgcttctttgtcaaaaatcatatgttcatagttgtgcagattaatgtcagggtcttcagtttggttccattggtccacatgtcggtttttatgccagtaccaagctgtttttataactgtagttctatagtagagcttgaagtcagggatcatggtgcctccagaggttgtgttattgtacaggattcttttggctatcctgggttttttgtttttccatatgaaattgagtattgttctttccaggtctgtgaagaattgtgttggtattttgttgaggattgcattgaatctgtagattgcttttggtaagactgccatttttactatgttaatcctacctatccatgagcatgagagatcattccatttctgacatcttcttcaatttctttcctcaggGACccaaagttcttgtcatacaggtgctttgcttgcttagttagagttaccccaaggtattttacatcatttgtggctattgtataGGGTGATGttttttttgatttctttctcagcccatttgtcatttgtatataggagggctactgatttttttgagttaatcttgtatcctgctacattactgaaagtgtttataagctgtatgagttccttggttgaaatTTTGgcgtcacttatgtatactatcatgttatcggcaaatagtgaaagcttgacttcttcctttccaatttgtatctccttgatttccttatgttgtcttattgctctggctagaacttcaagtactatattgaataagtatggggagagcagacagccttgtcttgttcctgattttagtggaatcgctttgagtttctctccatttactttgatgttggctgttggcttgctgtaaattgcctttattgtgtttaggtatgtcccctgtattcctaatctctccaagtAGAACACATTTTTCTCAGACTTGTctactgaaaatatataaaagatagTAGATAAAAGAAACAGGACTGGAAGCCAAGACCTGAACATTAACTCTTGTTCAGTAGTAAACTAATTATTTTCCTATAACCATCCAATTTTCACCTCCCCACCTCTCATTTTCCCATTTCTACTCCTACATGAATTAACAGTTAGCCTAGATTGTCTCTATTGAATCTTTCAATTCTCATATTTATGTTCAAtgtctatatttaaaaaatcacttcCGTTTCTATGAACTCTGTCTCTCCCTCAATGATGACAGTGGTCATGATCATGAAAGATGGAGGAAATTTCCTCTGAAAAAAGTAGCAATCACtccttcactcattcattcacttacttaCTCAACAGTACTACTGCAATTTTTTTTCAACTCTTACTCTCAATTCTCACATGGTCTCTATTCCAATTCCCAGTAGAATACTAGCTCTCATTAAAACCTTATGAGTGTGGCCTTTAGGCATTTCTATTGTCATTCTGGTCTTCTGCAGTTCCACCAGAATCACTAAAGCTTTGGTTATAACATCCTATGACTTCTTTTGTTTACATCTCCAAACTCTGTTCCAAAGTCCTcccccaggctagccccaaaggCTGAATGTAAGTGggcttttctttcccacctcagttcccaaataaccaacacagacaattaatataaattataaatgctcaactaatagctcaggcttattattaactagctcttataagttaaattaacatatttatattaatctatgtattgccacatagctcgtggatttacctgtcctccagcatgtcttgctcccccTGTGACTTTTGGAAAatcttctgactctgcccttcttcccagtgtccttagtctggttttctAGCCTAACCTTATCTTGTATAGCTGTTAGCCTATCAGCTTGTCTATTAAACCTACCGCAGCATAatttacacagtgtacagaagggattattccacagcagctaAAGCCCAAATGTCTAAGGTTAGTCACAGCAGCGACCCCAtttctttggaaacaaaaatTTATGGTAGTTACTTTtcacatcactgtgacaaaatacataACAGAAACAACCTAAGAAAGGAAATACTTATCTGGGTCCACAGTTTCAGAGGAGTCCATCCACAGTTGCTTGATTCTGCATTTGGACAGAACATCACAACAGGAGAAACATGTGGCAGAGGCTGTTCTACACTTCTAGGTAGACACGAAGCAGAAAGCGTGGGATTCCAGTCACTAGCCTATAGAGTAGTGTCACCCACAATCAAGGTGTACCTTTCCTCTTCAGTTAATCCTTTCTAGAAATGCTCTTAAAGATGCAACTCAAAGTGCCTCACTAGTCTCTTATGTGaatctaaatccagtcaagttaatAATAAAGTCTAACCATACCCCATGTAACCCTGCATGATAAATGGAAGATGGTAAACACAGTACATGCTAAGTAAACAAAAGATATCAAAGAGATTCCAGCATCATTTATCTTTCTCATTTGGAAATTGTTTGGCCCAGACA
This genomic interval carries:
- the LOC131908373 gene encoding olfactory receptor 4B13-like → MVSVNNMTELIITGLFQDPEVQKVCFVLFLPVYLATVLGNGLIVVTVSISKSLHSPMYFFLRSLSLVEICYSSTVVPKFLTDLLAKIKTISLKGCLAQIFIFHLLGVAEILLLVVMAYDRYVAICKPLHYMNIMSHQVCHMLVAGSWLGGLIHSIIQILITIPLPFCDPNVIDHYFCDLQPLFMLACTDTFMEGVVVMANSGLISIISLLILVTSYVIILVNLRNHSAEGRRKALSTCASHITVVILFFGPATFLYMRPSSTFTEDKLVAVFYTVITPMLNPIIYTLRNAEVKNAMKKLWGKKNSETE